Proteins from a single region of Paenibacillus sp. BIHB 4019:
- the iolC gene encoding 5-dehydro-2-deoxygluconokinase — MSYITYNAAKPLDFTAIGRLCIDLNANEINRPMEETMTFTKYVGGSPANIAIGMSRLGMKTSFIGKVADDQMGRFITTYLENNQIATSGVVTDDSGAVTGLAFTEIKSPTECSILMYRDNVADLLLKPQEVSEELIAQSKMLLISGTALAQNPSREAVFLAIDYARKHGVVIAFDLDYRPYTWNSPEETAIYYNLAAEKCDIIMGTREEFDNMETFEPNPERDDHVTAAKWFNYAAQIVIIKHGKDGSIAYTKDGASHRAKSFPAKVIKTFGAGDSYAAGFLYGSMQGWSIEKSMEFGSAAACIVISSHSCSDAMPSAEQVQDYIDRCNRGEIII; from the coding sequence ATGTCTTATATCACATATAACGCAGCGAAGCCGCTGGATTTCACGGCTATCGGCCGCTTGTGCATCGATCTGAACGCGAATGAAATTAATCGCCCGATGGAAGAGACCATGACGTTTACCAAATACGTTGGAGGCTCTCCGGCGAATATTGCGATTGGCATGTCCCGATTGGGGATGAAAACATCGTTTATCGGCAAGGTTGCCGATGACCAGATGGGCCGTTTTATTACGACGTATTTGGAAAATAATCAAATTGCCACCTCAGGCGTCGTTACGGATGACAGCGGTGCAGTGACAGGGCTTGCTTTTACCGAAATTAAAAGCCCGACGGAATGCAGCATCTTAATGTACCGCGACAACGTAGCTGACCTGTTGCTTAAGCCGCAAGAGGTTAGCGAGGAGCTGATTGCCCAGTCTAAAATGCTCCTTATTTCGGGTACGGCGCTGGCGCAAAACCCTTCACGCGAAGCGGTGTTCCTGGCCATCGATTATGCCCGCAAGCATGGCGTCGTTATTGCCTTTGATCTTGACTACCGTCCATATACGTGGAACTCGCCGGAGGAAACGGCAATCTATTACAACCTGGCTGCTGAAAAATGCGATATTATTATGGGTACTAGAGAAGAATTTGACAATATGGAAACATTCGAGCCTAATCCGGAGCGTGATGACCATGTGACCGCAGCCAAATGGTTTAATTATGCCGCGCAAATTGTCATTATCAAGCATGGCAAGGACGGCTCCATTGCTTACACGAAGGATGGCGCTTCGCACCGGGCCAAAAGCTTCCCTGCCAAAGTCATTAAAACGTTCGGAGCAGGCGATTCGTATGCGGCAGGCTTTTTGTACGGCAGCATGCAGGGCTGGTCGATTGAGAAAAGCATGGAGTTCGGCAGCGCCGCTGCATGTATCGTCATTTCCAGCCACAGCTGCTCTGACGCTATGCCGTCCGCCGAGCAGGTTCAAGACTATATTGACCGCTGCAACCGCGGTGAAATCATCATTTAA
- a CDS encoding CoA-acylating methylmalonate-semialdehyde dehydrogenase, with protein sequence MTATLSNWIGGKWVASVSKQTEAVYNPATEEVLAYVPLSSNEDVEQAVANSKEAFTSWSRTPVPKRARVLFKYQQLLVDHWEELAQLVTKENGKSYAEAYGEVLRGIECVEFAAGAPNLMMGKQLPDIATGLESGMYRYPIGVIGGITPFNFPMMVPCWMFPLAIACGNTFVLKPSERTPLLANRLAELFHEAGLPAGVLNIVHGAHDVVNGLLKHPDVKGISFVGSQPVAEYVYRTGTAEGKRVQALAGAKNHSIVMPDADLDLTVKEITNAAFGSAGERCMACAVVVAVGDVADKLVAKLLQTADSLTIGNGLEEGIFLGPVIRGPHKERTLRYIEIGEQEGAQLLRDGRKDAAAAADAKGYFVGPTLFDGVQKEMTIWKDEIFAPVLAIARVATLEEAIELANASEFANGACLFTKDGSNVRTFRETIEAGMLGVNLGVPAPMAFFPFSGWKKSFYGDLHANGTDGVEFYTRKKMVTARW encoded by the coding sequence ATGACAGCAACATTAAGCAATTGGATTGGTGGAAAATGGGTAGCCTCGGTATCAAAGCAGACAGAAGCCGTTTACAATCCGGCAACGGAAGAGGTGCTGGCTTATGTGCCGCTATCTTCGAATGAAGATGTGGAGCAGGCTGTAGCCAATTCGAAGGAAGCATTCACTTCATGGAGCCGCACACCTGTACCGAAACGGGCCCGCGTATTGTTCAAATACCAGCAGCTGCTCGTTGATCACTGGGAAGAGCTGGCACAGCTTGTAACGAAAGAAAACGGCAAAAGCTACGCCGAAGCTTATGGCGAAGTGCTGCGCGGCATTGAATGCGTCGAATTTGCGGCGGGTGCGCCTAATTTGATGATGGGCAAGCAGCTTCCTGACATTGCGACTGGACTGGAATCTGGCATGTACCGCTATCCGATTGGCGTAATCGGCGGTATTACACCGTTTAACTTCCCTATGATGGTGCCATGCTGGATGTTCCCGCTTGCGATCGCCTGCGGCAATACGTTCGTGCTTAAGCCATCGGAGCGGACGCCGCTGCTCGCCAATCGTCTTGCTGAGCTTTTCCATGAAGCGGGTCTTCCGGCTGGCGTGCTGAACATCGTTCATGGCGCGCATGATGTCGTTAACGGCTTGCTGAAGCATCCCGATGTAAAAGGCATTTCCTTCGTTGGCTCGCAGCCGGTAGCGGAGTATGTATATCGCACAGGAACGGCGGAAGGCAAACGTGTTCAAGCGCTCGCTGGCGCGAAAAACCATTCCATCGTTATGCCGGATGCCGACCTTGATCTGACGGTCAAAGAAATTACGAACGCTGCCTTCGGCTCCGCAGGCGAACGCTGCATGGCTTGTGCGGTTGTCGTCGCTGTTGGCGACGTGGCTGACAAACTCGTAGCCAAGCTGCTGCAAACAGCGGATTCGCTAACGATCGGCAACGGTTTGGAGGAAGGTATTTTCCTAGGTCCGGTCATTCGCGGACCACATAAAGAGCGGACGCTTCGCTATATTGAAATCGGCGAGCAAGAAGGCGCACAACTGCTGCGCGACGGACGCAAAGATGCTGCGGCTGCGGCAGATGCAAAAGGTTATTTTGTCGGGCCGACCTTGTTTGATGGCGTACAGAAGGAAATGACGATCTGGAAAGATGAGATTTTCGCTCCGGTACTGGCGATTGCACGGGTTGCGACGCTGGAAGAAGCGATTGAGCTTGCCAATGCGTCGGAGTTTGCAAATGGCGCTTGTCTGTTCACGAAGGATGGCAGCAACGTCCGTACATTCCGCGAAACGATTGAAGCGGGCATGCTCGGCGTCAACCTTGGCGTTCCAGCACCAATGGCATTCTTCCCTTTCTCCGGCTGGAAAAAATCGTTCTACGGCGATCTGCATGCCAACGGCACAGATGGCGTCGAATTTTACACACGCAAAAAAATGGTGACCGCTCGTTGGTAG
- the iolG gene encoding inositol 2-dehydrogenase: MVQKIKIGIIGAGRIGKIHADNLLRLPQVEIAAISDLFANAELEAWAAERGIATVTKDSAALIADPAIDAIFICSSTDTHVPLIKQAAEAGKHIFCEKPVSMTLSQTEEAVEAVEKAGVKLQIGFNRRFDHNFKRIREHVEQGTIGETHIIKITSRDPNPPHKDYIKVSGGIFMDMMIHDFDMARFLAGSEVEEVFAQGNVLIDPVFAECDDLDTAIVTLRFQNGALGVIDNSRQAVYGYDQRVEVFGSKGSAAATNDHPNTAEISTAEGIVRDKPLHFFLERYNAAYVEETQLFIEALLLDKKVKVDGHDALQAERIARAAKLSVKLRRPVKLSELHELT, translated from the coding sequence ATGGTACAAAAAATTAAAATCGGCATTATCGGCGCAGGCCGCATCGGAAAAATCCATGCCGACAACTTGCTGCGGCTCCCGCAGGTGGAAATTGCCGCAATCAGCGATTTGTTCGCTAACGCGGAGCTGGAAGCATGGGCTGCTGAACGCGGCATCGCTACCGTTACGAAAGACAGCGCTGCGCTTATCGCAGACCCTGCAATTGACGCCATTTTCATTTGCTCTTCAACAGATACACATGTGCCGCTCATTAAACAGGCTGCGGAAGCAGGCAAGCATATTTTTTGCGAGAAACCGGTCAGCATGACGCTTTCGCAAACAGAGGAAGCAGTCGAAGCGGTAGAGAAAGCGGGCGTAAAGCTGCAAATCGGCTTTAACCGCCGCTTTGACCACAACTTTAAACGGATTCGCGAGCATGTAGAGCAGGGAACGATTGGCGAGACGCATATTATAAAAATTACGTCGCGCGATCCGAACCCGCCTCATAAAGATTACATCAAGGTGTCCGGCGGTATTTTCATGGATATGATGATTCATGATTTCGATATGGCGAGATTTTTGGCAGGCAGCGAGGTTGAGGAAGTTTTTGCGCAAGGCAATGTTCTCATTGATCCTGTATTCGCAGAATGCGATGATCTCGATACTGCGATTGTGACGCTGCGCTTTCAAAACGGGGCGCTCGGCGTAATCGACAACAGCCGTCAAGCCGTATACGGCTACGATCAGCGTGTCGAGGTATTCGGCTCCAAAGGCAGTGCCGCCGCAACGAATGATCACCCGAATACAGCGGAAATTAGCACAGCCGAGGGCATTGTGCGGGATAAGCCGCTGCACTTCTTCCTTGAACGTTACAACGCTGCTTATGTAGAGGAAACCCAGTTGTTTATCGAAGCGCTGCTGCTGGATAAGAAGGTAAAGGTCGATGGTCACGATGCGCTGCAAGCCGAGCGGATTGCAAGAGCGGCGAAACTGTCAGTGAAGCTTAGACGGCCAGTGAAGCTAAGCGAGCTGCACGAGCTTACGTAA
- the iolB gene encoding 5-deoxy-glucuronate isomerase encodes MSDLIVKPSAAPGEQGELMNITPQSAGWEYVGFRIVHLEPGEQLKQNTDENEVCLVLLSGRADVRTQKEEWSNIGQRMSVFEKIPPYSVYVPNDDFYQIEAVTALDIAICSAPGQGQHEARLIAPDAVGVEQRGYGNLERQIHNILPETAPADSLLVVEVFTPSGHWSSYPPHKHDQDALPNESLLEETYYFRVEPEQGFAIQRVYTDDRSLDETLVIRNGEAVLVPRGYHPVSAPPGYEVYYLNVMAGPTRIWKFHNDPDHAWIMTKPAEDTAKA; translated from the coding sequence GTGTCTGATTTAATCGTAAAACCAAGCGCTGCTCCGGGCGAGCAGGGCGAACTGATGAACATAACGCCGCAAAGCGCAGGATGGGAGTATGTTGGTTTTCGCATCGTCCATCTGGAGCCGGGCGAGCAGCTTAAGCAGAACACGGATGAAAATGAAGTATGCCTCGTGCTGCTGAGCGGACGCGCGGATGTGCGCACTCAGAAAGAAGAGTGGAGCAATATCGGCCAGCGGATGAGCGTATTTGAGAAAATTCCGCCATATTCGGTTTACGTGCCCAATGATGACTTTTATCAAATTGAAGCGGTAACTGCGCTGGATATCGCCATTTGCTCTGCTCCTGGCCAAGGCCAGCATGAAGCGAGACTGATTGCCCCGGATGCTGTAGGTGTTGAGCAGCGCGGATATGGCAATTTGGAGCGGCAAATCCATAACATTTTGCCAGAAACAGCGCCGGCGGACAGCCTGCTTGTCGTTGAAGTGTTTACGCCAAGCGGACATTGGTCCAGCTACCCGCCGCATAAGCATGATCAGGATGCGCTGCCGAATGAATCGCTGCTGGAGGAAACGTATTATTTTCGCGTAGAGCCTGAGCAGGGCTTCGCCATTCAACGTGTATATACGGATGACCGTTCGCTTGACGAGACGCTTGTCATTCGCAATGGGGAGGCGGTTCTCGTGCCGCGCGGTTACCACCCTGTAAGTGCGCCTCCGGGCTATGAGGTGTATTATTTAAACGTGATGGCTGGACCTACCCGCATTTGGAAATTTCATAATGATCCGGACCATGCCTGGATTATGACGAAGCCTGCTGAAGATACGGCTAAAGCCTAG
- a CDS encoding LacI family DNA-binding transcriptional regulator, whose product MKATIYDIAREAGVSIATVSQVINGKGKISEERRNEVMRIMERLNYQPSVIASALTGKRTYTLGLLVPDISNPFFAEIARAVEDQSRRLGYSLVICSTDNKDERVERYLSLLRQKSVDGIIIGTGIDNEDIIKPLLTQSIAVALIARDMPALAVHTVIVEDFKGGALGAEHLLKEGHHRVAVLAEHMKVSSSRERVSGFRSIVEAAGLPWSDASVKFCDYTLEDGKRKALELLKQTERPTALFCCNELLAIGALQAAKELKLRIPRDVSVIGFDNTILASVSDPPLTTIAQPIEAMGKKVVDLLVEALQEKTAAAKAERIVLEPELIVRQSTSSMHL is encoded by the coding sequence ATGAAAGCTACTATTTATGATATCGCCAGAGAAGCGGGCGTCTCCATTGCGACGGTCTCCCAAGTCATTAACGGCAAGGGGAAAATCAGCGAAGAGCGGCGAAATGAAGTGATGCGCATTATGGAGCGGCTTAACTACCAGCCGAGTGTAATCGCTTCCGCGCTTACCGGGAAGCGGACGTATACGCTTGGTCTGCTCGTTCCAGACATATCCAACCCCTTTTTCGCCGAAATTGCCCGTGCCGTTGAGGATCAGAGCCGCCGATTAGGCTACAGCCTCGTCATATGCAGCACGGACAATAAAGACGAGCGGGTAGAGCGTTATTTGTCGCTGCTGCGGCAAAAAAGTGTGGACGGCATCATTATCGGTACCGGAATCGATAACGAAGATATTATTAAGCCGCTGCTGACGCAGTCCATCGCTGTAGCGCTCATTGCGCGGGATATGCCTGCTCTGGCTGTGCATACGGTCATCGTTGAGGATTTTAAAGGCGGAGCGCTTGGCGCTGAGCATTTGCTGAAGGAAGGGCATCACCGGGTCGCGGTGCTTGCCGAGCATATGAAGGTCAGCAGCAGCCGCGAACGGGTTAGCGGATTTAGAAGCATCGTTGAAGCGGCAGGTCTGCCCTGGTCCGACGCTTCCGTCAAGTTTTGCGACTATACGCTGGAGGATGGCAAGCGCAAAGCGCTGGAGCTGCTGAAGCAGACGGAGCGTCCGACCGCCTTGTTTTGCTGTAATGAGCTGCTCGCTATTGGCGCGCTGCAAGCGGCAAAGGAGCTTAAGCTGCGCATCCCGCGCGACGTATCGGTAATCGGCTTCGACAATACGATTTTAGCCTCGGTCAGTGATCCGCCGCTAACGACGATTGCCCAACCGATTGAAGCAATGGGGAAAAAGGTTGTTGATTTGCTGGTGGAAGCGCTGCAGGAAAAAACAGCTGCGGCCAAAGCGGAACGTATCGTTCTGGAGCCCGAGCTCATCGTTAGACAATCGACGAGTTCCATGCATCTGTAA
- a CDS encoding endospore germination permease, whose protein sequence is MKKNNLISASQFFFIIFVSITSLTFFSVPSQLIAKVKQDLWLSMALGAVIDIYVAILLYRLGRMYAGQSLIQYTRSILGKTGKVVGLFFLLFFLGVIVTAMWIYCDFLSRTLMPETPRLVFSISMTLCAGLAAVKGIEAIARLSQIIGVIILLTSIILFASCTPYLRLGYLLPQFENGLFPALHGAIYPGSWFGICIMMGMLMPHIQNQKNIFRMKVYAVVLGTSVMTLYLLYSIAVMGPVMAGHFENPVYILSRVTQFIIFERIEVLLLLIFISGSFITISTLYYAVAEGTSQWLGMKSHKLWVYVFGAIFVFSPMFPYSNESYIVDRYLSYWFPFVSLIIEGGSMTFIFIWAIVKNKLQSRPSS, encoded by the coding sequence TTGAAAAAGAATAATCTAATATCAGCCAGCCAATTCTTTTTCATCATTTTTGTATCGATTACCTCTCTTACGTTTTTCTCGGTTCCTAGCCAACTGATTGCCAAGGTGAAGCAGGACCTATGGCTGTCTATGGCATTAGGGGCCGTCATCGATATTTATGTGGCGATTTTGCTCTATCGGCTCGGCAGAATGTATGCCGGACAATCACTGATTCAATATACGCGCTCGATATTAGGAAAAACAGGGAAGGTCGTTGGCCTTTTTTTTCTGTTGTTCTTTCTAGGAGTAATAGTGACGGCCATGTGGATTTACTGCGATTTTTTATCGCGGACGTTAATGCCCGAAACACCTCGCCTCGTCTTTTCCATATCGATGACGTTATGCGCAGGGCTCGCAGCTGTAAAAGGAATTGAAGCCATCGCGAGGCTTAGCCAAATAATTGGCGTTATTATCTTGTTAACTTCAATTATTTTGTTCGCTAGCTGTACGCCCTATCTCCGGCTGGGCTATCTGCTTCCCCAATTTGAGAACGGACTGTTTCCTGCCCTGCATGGAGCGATCTATCCAGGCAGCTGGTTCGGCATTTGCATTATGATGGGGATGCTGATGCCGCATATCCAGAACCAGAAGAACATTTTCCGCATGAAGGTATATGCGGTTGTGCTTGGCACCTCGGTCATGACGCTGTATTTATTATACAGCATAGCAGTCATGGGGCCTGTAATGGCGGGCCATTTTGAAAACCCGGTTTACATTCTGTCGAGAGTGACCCAGTTTATTATTTTTGAACGAATTGAGGTGCTGCTGCTGCTCATCTTTATTTCGGGCTCGTTTATTACGATCTCAACCTTATATTATGCTGTTGCGGAAGGTACTTCGCAGTGGCTGGGGATGAAATCGCATAAGCTATGGGTATATGTTTTTGGAGCGATATTCGTGTTTAGCCCGATGTTTCCTTATAGCAATGAAAGCTACATAGTGGATCGCTATTTAAGCTACTGGTTTCCGTTTGTATCGCTTATTATTGAAGGCGGCTCCATGACATTTATTTTCATTTGGGCTATTGTCAAAAACAAACTGCAAAGCCGCCCTTCCTCTTAA
- a CDS encoding Ger(x)C family spore germination protein — protein MFFRLGKYAAILSLLLLLSGCWSQINFDQLTVVSAIGLDLNKQGQLEVTVQLVNPTLPVAAGGGGQQRRAIATYAATGVTIESALEVIRKQAKKSLFFSQTKVILIGERLARQGMDDMMDFFWREPNQNFNSWIMVSRRPIKEVLTRSQELQAVAADEWKAYFKSKRYKPTSGGIQLYQFLPRLEQTSFQAAVPGMFLVNSTGSKNMIMEITDLAVFRNNKMVGWLNSEEAQIVSWLTELSSMGMFEIATKDIKSVMFDLDSIHMAISPVYVNGKLKMNVRMKTKASIKTSTELLDLSEKQTTDLLKKELSDALTASIEKTVYKLFRSYKSDVIGFGEAIHRRDAKSWKKMKNNWNEELAQIDVQTSISIEIVKSGLLIDGIIKKDDSR, from the coding sequence GTGTTTTTCCGCCTTGGCAAATATGCTGCTATTCTCAGTCTGTTGCTGCTGCTTAGCGGCTGCTGGAGCCAAATCAATTTTGACCAGCTGACGGTCGTGTCAGCCATTGGGCTTGATCTAAATAAACAAGGACAGCTCGAGGTGACTGTCCAGCTCGTTAATCCAACACTTCCCGTTGCGGCGGGCGGAGGCGGACAGCAGCGCAGAGCCATTGCTACCTATGCAGCGACCGGGGTCACAATTGAAAGCGCATTGGAGGTGATTCGCAAGCAAGCGAAGAAAAGCCTCTTTTTCTCCCAAACGAAGGTTATCCTTATTGGTGAACGCTTAGCCCGTCAAGGCATGGACGATATGATGGATTTTTTCTGGCGCGAGCCGAATCAAAACTTTAACAGCTGGATCATGGTGTCAAGGCGGCCGATTAAGGAAGTATTGACCCGTTCACAGGAATTGCAAGCGGTGGCTGCGGATGAATGGAAAGCTTATTTTAAAAGCAAAAGATACAAGCCGACAAGCGGCGGCATTCAGCTGTATCAATTTTTGCCAAGACTCGAGCAGACCAGCTTTCAAGCAGCCGTACCTGGCATGTTTCTAGTCAATTCAACAGGCTCAAAAAACATGATTATGGAAATTACGGACCTTGCTGTCTTTCGCAATAATAAAATGGTTGGCTGGCTCAATAGCGAGGAAGCGCAGATCGTCAGTTGGCTTACCGAACTATCTTCAATGGGCATGTTTGAAATTGCGACCAAGGACATAAAATCTGTCATGTTTGATTTGGACAGCATCCATATGGCGATTAGTCCGGTTTATGTAAACGGAAAGCTGAAAATGAATGTACGCATGAAAACTAAAGCTTCCATTAAGACGTCGACGGAGCTTTTGGACTTGTCGGAGAAGCAAACAACCGATCTGTTGAAAAAAGAGCTCAGCGATGCGCTTACCGCCTCGATTGAAAAAACCGTCTATAAGCTGTTTCGCTCCTATAAAAGCGACGTAATTGGTTTCGGAGAGGCGATTCATCGCCGGGATGCAAAAAGCTGGAAAAAAATGAAAAACAACTGGAACGAGGAGCTTGCTCAAATAGATGTGCAGACGAGCATTTCGATCGAAATTGTTAAGTCTGGCTTGCTTATTGACGGCATAATAAAAAAGGATGATAGTCGTTGA
- a CDS encoding spore germination protein: MPESKENTKRDLYNELVSELGNSSDLSTRDCLIGEERIPASVVWIDGLVSKQNLNADVISPLISGTQQLKLLDQSEPPHQLLCSYILTANHVKMVYTCEECVPLLVSGWTIILVEDSKGAIAVNTQGYETRSIDEPASSSVIRGPRDGFVEALGVNLSLIRRRIRDKAFRVETLTIGNLSHTKIAMVYIHDRAEKETVDEIRRRLESIDIDAVLESHYIEEIIKDSPTSFFPTVYSTERPDDIAGVILDGRVAIVVDGTPFVLALPCTLFHLLKTTEDLYLAYPVATFIRWIRYAGFFITLLLPSTYVGILTYHPEMVPPQLLSSILSARDGVPFPVLMEALIMEIIFEGLREASIRMPRSIGSAISIVGALVIGESAVQAGIISSPSVMIVAGTAIASFTIPSISLSGTIRMLRFFMLMLASLLGLYGIIIGLFMLGTQLASIKSVGMPYLSPFAPFKKKEAEQAIFRVPWFTLRHKR; the protein is encoded by the coding sequence ATGCCCGAGAGCAAGGAAAACACGAAGCGCGACCTCTATAATGAGCTAGTGTCCGAGCTTGGCAACAGCTCTGATTTATCAACAAGAGATTGCTTGATTGGCGAGGAGCGTATTCCGGCCTCTGTCGTGTGGATTGACGGACTTGTAAGCAAGCAAAATTTAAATGCCGATGTCATATCGCCACTCATTTCAGGAACCCAGCAGCTAAAGCTGCTCGATCAAAGCGAGCCCCCTCATCAGCTGCTTTGCAGTTATATATTGACTGCGAATCATGTCAAAATGGTATATACCTGCGAGGAGTGCGTGCCTCTGCTCGTTAGCGGCTGGACAATTATTTTAGTAGAGGACAGCAAGGGAGCCATTGCGGTCAATACGCAGGGATACGAAACGCGCAGCATTGATGAGCCGGCATCATCGAGTGTCATCCGAGGTCCTCGGGATGGCTTCGTTGAAGCACTCGGTGTAAATCTTTCGCTGATTCGCAGGCGAATTCGGGACAAGGCGTTTCGAGTGGAAACGCTAACTATAGGAAACCTTTCGCATACGAAAATCGCGATGGTCTATATCCATGACCGGGCTGAGAAGGAAACGGTTGACGAAATACGCAGACGGCTGGAGTCTATCGACATAGATGCCGTGTTGGAGTCTCATTATATTGAAGAAATCATTAAAGACAGCCCGACCTCCTTCTTCCCGACTGTATACAGCACCGAGCGGCCTGATGATATTGCCGGCGTTATTTTGGATGGGCGTGTGGCCATTGTCGTAGACGGCACCCCGTTCGTTCTCGCTCTTCCGTGCACACTGTTTCACCTGCTCAAAACGACGGAAGATCTCTATTTGGCTTACCCGGTAGCTACGTTTATCCGCTGGATTCGATATGCCGGTTTTTTCATCACACTGCTGCTGCCCTCTACCTATGTCGGCATTTTGACCTACCATCCGGAAATGGTTCCCCCACAGCTGCTTAGCAGCATACTGTCGGCTCGTGACGGTGTTCCTTTTCCCGTCTTGATGGAGGCGCTGATTATGGAAATCATTTTTGAGGGGCTGCGCGAGGCGAGCATTCGGATGCCCCGTTCTATTGGATCTGCCATCAGTATCGTAGGAGCGCTTGTTATTGGCGAATCCGCCGTACAAGCCGGTATTATCTCTTCCCCATCGGTCATGATTGTGGCTGGCACAGCGATTGCCTCGTTTACGATTCCGTCGATCTCGCTGTCAGGAACGATTCGCATGCTGCGTTTTTTCATGCTGATGTTAGCTTCGCTGCTAGGGCTTTACGGCATTATCATCGGTTTATTTATGCTAGGCACTCAGCTCGCGTCGATAAAATCCGTAGGCATGCCCTATTTGTCCCCGTTCGCGCCATTTAAGAAAAAAGAGGCCGAGCAAGCCATTTTTCGCGTTCCCTGGTTTACGCTCCGTCATAAACGGTAA